A single region of the Anabaena sphaerica FACHB-251 genome encodes:
- a CDS encoding NAD(P)/FAD-dependent oxidoreductase, whose protein sequence is MVDLHDNNPPHQVVIIGGGFGGLYAAKALSKANVNVTLIDKRNFHLFQPLLYQVATGALSPADISSPLRSVLSKSKNTSVLLGEVNDIDPTAQKVMVGSEAVPYDTLIVATGAKHSYFGKDNWEEFAPGLKTVEDAIEMRRRIFMAFEAAEKETDPVKRQALLTFVIVGGGPTGVELAGAIAELATKTLKEDFRKIDTSETRVLLLEGLDRVLPPFAPELSQTAEASLKALGVDVQTKTLVTHIENDIVTIKQGDDVKEIAAKTVLWAAGVKASAMGKILTEKTGVESDRAGRVIVEPDLSIKGHPNIFVVGDLANFAHQNDKPLPGVAPVAMQEGEYVAKLIQKRLKGETLPQFKYVDRGSLAMIGQHAAVVDLGFIKLRGFFAWFFWLFIHIYFLIEFDNKLVVMIQWLWSYFTRNRGARLITGKEVVKPVPVESNEHYQPAKTRQPLNV, encoded by the coding sequence ATGGTTGATTTACATGACAATAACCCACCACATCAGGTAGTTATCATTGGTGGTGGCTTTGGTGGACTATATGCAGCAAAAGCTTTATCCAAGGCTAATGTCAATGTGACGCTAATAGATAAACGCAACTTCCATCTATTTCAACCACTTCTGTACCAAGTAGCTACAGGTGCTTTGTCTCCAGCGGATATTTCTTCTCCATTGCGTTCTGTCCTCAGCAAGAGCAAAAATACATCAGTATTGTTGGGTGAAGTGAATGATATTGACCCTACAGCGCAAAAGGTCATGGTGGGTAGTGAAGCTGTACCTTATGATACTTTAATTGTAGCGACAGGTGCGAAGCATTCATATTTTGGTAAGGATAACTGGGAAGAGTTTGCACCTGGGTTGAAGACTGTGGAAGACGCTATTGAAATGCGTCGGCGGATTTTCATGGCCTTTGAAGCAGCAGAAAAGGAAACTGATCCGGTAAAACGTCAGGCTTTATTAACTTTTGTAATTGTGGGTGGTGGTCCAACTGGGGTAGAATTGGCGGGTGCGATCGCAGAATTAGCAACCAAAACCCTCAAAGAAGACTTCCGCAAAATTGACACCTCAGAAACCAGAGTTTTACTGTTAGAAGGTTTAGATCGAGTTCTTCCACCCTTCGCACCGGAATTGTCGCAAACAGCGGAAGCATCATTAAAGGCTTTGGGTGTTGATGTGCAAACCAAAACCTTAGTAACACATATTGAAAATGATATTGTTACGATCAAACAAGGTGATGATGTGAAAGAAATTGCTGCTAAAACTGTATTATGGGCAGCGGGTGTAAAAGCCTCAGCGATGGGGAAAATCTTAACAGAAAAGACTGGAGTTGAGAGCGATCGCGCAGGTCGTGTTATCGTTGAACCAGACCTAAGCATTAAAGGACATCCCAACATATTTGTAGTTGGTGACTTAGCAAATTTTGCCCATCAAAATGATAAACCCTTACCTGGTGTTGCACCAGTAGCGATGCAAGAAGGGGAATATGTAGCCAAACTAATTCAAAAGCGCCTGAAAGGTGAAACCCTACCACAATTTAAATATGTGGATAGAGGCAGTTTAGCAATGATTGGGCAACACGCCGCAGTTGTTGACTTAGGATTTATCAAACTCAGAGGTTTCTTTGCTTGGTTCTTCTGGTTATTTATTCATATCTACTTCCTGATTGAATTTGATAACAAATTAGTAGTGATGATTCAATGGTTGTGGAGTTATTTTACCCGCAATCGTGGCGCGAGATTAATTACAGGGAAAGAAGTTGTTAAACCTGTACCAGTTGAAAGTAATGAACATTATCAACCGGCGAAAACTAGACAACCATTGAATGTGTAA
- the ilvC gene encoding ketol-acid reductoisomerase: protein MARMYYDEDANLDLLAGKTVAIIGYGSQGHAHALNLKDSGVNVIVGLYPGSKSTAKAEAAGLTVKNVADAAKAADFIMILLPDEVQKTIYKNEIEPNLEAGNVLAFAHGFNIHFAQVVPPADVDVVMVAPKGPGHLVRRTYEQGQGVPALFAVYQDATGKARDRAMAYARGIGGTRAGILETTFREETETDLFGEQAVLCGGLSALIKAGFETLVEAGYQPELAYFECLHEVKLIVDLVVEGGLATMRDSISNTAEYGDYTRGPRVVTAETKAEMKKILSEIQSGQFAREFVLENQAGKPGFTAMRRQEAEHPIEEVGKDLRAMFSWLKKA from the coding sequence ATGGCGCGTATGTATTATGATGAAGATGCTAATTTGGATCTTTTAGCGGGAAAAACCGTTGCTATTATTGGTTATGGTTCACAAGGTCATGCCCACGCGCTGAATCTAAAAGACAGTGGTGTAAATGTCATTGTCGGACTATATCCGGGCAGTAAGTCCACAGCAAAAGCCGAAGCTGCTGGTTTGACTGTAAAAAATGTAGCTGATGCTGCTAAAGCTGCTGACTTCATCATGATTTTGTTACCTGATGAAGTGCAGAAAACAATTTACAAAAACGAGATTGAACCAAACTTAGAAGCAGGTAACGTTTTAGCTTTTGCACATGGTTTTAATATCCACTTTGCACAGGTTGTTCCCCCTGCTGACGTTGATGTGGTGATGGTAGCACCCAAAGGACCAGGGCATTTAGTCCGTCGGACTTATGAACAAGGTCAAGGTGTACCTGCGTTATTTGCAGTATATCAAGATGCTACTGGTAAGGCACGCGATCGCGCAATGGCTTATGCTAGAGGTATCGGTGGTACACGCGCTGGTATTCTGGAAACAACATTCCGCGAAGAAACCGAAACCGATTTGTTTGGTGAACAAGCAGTATTGTGTGGTGGTTTAAGTGCTTTAATTAAAGCCGGTTTTGAAACTTTGGTTGAAGCAGGTTATCAACCAGAATTAGCATATTTTGAATGTCTGCATGAAGTCAAATTAATCGTTGACTTAGTTGTAGAAGGTGGTTTAGCCACCATGCGCGATAGTATTTCTAATACTGCGGAATATGGTGATTATACTCGTGGTCCAAGAGTTGTTACTGCTGAAACTAAAGCCGAGATGAAGAAGATTCTCAGCGAAATTCAATCTGGACAATTTGCGCGGGAATTTGTGTTAGAAAACCAAGCTGGTAAACCTGGTTTCA
- a CDS encoding acetate kinase, producing MKILVLNAGSSSQKSCLYEITDDTLPQQAPQPLWEGKVNWTQDRGVAEIEVKTATGEVLQESIYGDSRKAHVAYMLYTLTRGATKVIGQLSEIDVVGHRVVHGGQDYRNSVIITEDVKKAIARLSTLAPAHNPGAVDGIEAIEQSLGSVKQVAVFDTGFHSTLPDAAAIYPGPYEWVEQGIRRYGFHGISHQYCANRAAQILGQDLTSLRLITCHLGNGCSLAAIKDGRSIDTTMGFTPLDGLMMGSRCGSIDPGILIYLLRQSDYSAESLDYVLNKASGLRGISGVSSDLPQVMEAIYQGNYRAKLAWDIYVHRLRAGIGSMLASLGGLDVLVFTAGVGEKSSLIRQAACEAWEFLGLKIDSEKNQQQLINVDIATPESNVRVLVIHTQEDWAIAQQCWQLLQK from the coding sequence ATGAAAATCTTAGTATTAAATGCCGGATCTAGTAGCCAAAAAAGTTGTCTGTATGAAATTACAGATGACACTCTTCCCCAGCAAGCACCACAACCTCTTTGGGAAGGGAAAGTTAACTGGACTCAAGACCGGGGTGTGGCGGAAATTGAGGTAAAAACAGCGACTGGTGAGGTACTGCAAGAATCCATTTATGGTGACTCCCGCAAAGCACACGTAGCCTATATGTTGTATACTCTGACTCGTGGTGCTACTAAGGTGATTGGTCAGTTATCAGAAATTGATGTGGTCGGACATCGGGTGGTACATGGTGGACAAGATTACCGCAATAGTGTGATAATTACTGAAGATGTTAAAAAAGCGATCGCTCGTCTTTCTACCCTAGCCCCAGCACATAATCCAGGCGCTGTAGATGGCATAGAAGCCATTGAGCAAAGCTTGGGAAGTGTTAAACAAGTGGCAGTATTTGATACTGGCTTTCATAGCACTTTACCTGATGCAGCCGCCATCTATCCTGGTCCCTACGAATGGGTAGAGCAAGGTATTCGTCGCTATGGCTTTCATGGTATCAGTCACCAATACTGTGCTAATCGTGCAGCGCAAATTCTCGGTCAAGATTTAACGTCTCTGCGCTTAATTACTTGCCATTTAGGTAACGGTTGTTCTTTAGCAGCAATTAAAGATGGTCGCAGTATTGATACAACGATGGGATTTACACCCCTAGATGGTTTAATGATGGGAAGTCGTTGCGGTTCCATTGATCCTGGGATTTTAATTTATCTGTTGCGTCAATCTGATTACTCAGCAGAAAGCTTAGATTATGTTTTAAATAAAGCTTCTGGCTTGCGGGGAATTTCGGGCGTTTCCAGTGATTTACCTCAAGTCATGGAAGCAATTTACCAAGGTAATTATCGCGCTAAACTAGCATGGGATATTTACGTACATCGTTTGCGGGCTGGTATCGGTTCTATGCTGGCTAGTCTTGGGGGATTAGATGTGTTAGTATTTACTGCTGGAGTCGGAGAAAAATCCTCATTAATAAGACAAGCGGCTTGTGAGGCTTGGGAATTTTTAGGACTGAAAATAGACTCTGAAAAAAATCAACAACAGTTAATTAATGTAGATATTGCTACTCCTGAATCCAATGTTAGAGTATTAGTTATACACACACAAGAAGATTGGGCGATCGCTCAACAATGTTGGCAGTTATTACAGAAGTAA
- a CDS encoding Uma2 family endonuclease has translation MYQTDPPLSPKETLPTMYDLPSEDSDEKGLPDQFHLLQPQLLADTFRPPNYPSDQIFTASDMNLYYDARHPIWYKRPDWFAVLGVPYLYENKDLRLSYVVWQEAVNPYIVVELLSPGTEKEDLGQTLRDVEKPPGKWEVYEQILRVPYYAIFDRYKSEFRMFQLTGARYNEVNLSDFRFWIPELELGLGVWQGSYKNVNMPWLRWYDKDSNWVLTPAEEERQKAEQERQKAEQERQKTERLIAQLRALGVEPDLEDV, from the coding sequence ATGTATCAAACAGATCCACCACTTTCCCCTAAAGAAACATTACCAACAATGTATGATCTTCCTAGCGAGGACTCGGATGAGAAAGGTTTGCCAGATCAATTTCATTTACTACAACCACAATTACTAGCAGACACATTTCGCCCCCCTAACTATCCTAGCGACCAAATATTTACAGCTAGTGATATGAATTTATATTATGATGCTCGACATCCAATTTGGTATAAACGCCCAGATTGGTTTGCGGTTTTAGGTGTACCATATTTATATGAAAATAAAGATTTACGTTTAAGTTATGTAGTATGGCAAGAAGCAGTAAATCCTTATATTGTCGTTGAATTACTATCACCAGGAACAGAAAAAGAAGATTTAGGTCAAACATTGCGAGATGTAGAAAAACCTCCTGGTAAATGGGAAGTTTACGAACAAATTTTAAGAGTACCCTATTACGCCATCTTTGATCGTTATAAATCTGAATTTAGAATGTTTCAGTTAACTGGCGCTCGTTATAATGAAGTAAACTTATCAGATTTTCGTTTTTGGATTCCTGAATTAGAATTAGGTTTGGGAGTTTGGCAGGGCAGTTACAAAAATGTGAATATGCCTTGGTTACGTTGGTATGATAAAGATAGTAATTGGGTGTTAACTCCCGCAGAAGAAGAACGCCAAAAAGCTGAACAGGAACGACAAAAAGCTGAACAAGAAAGACAAAAAACAGAAAGATTAATAGCCCAACTCCGTGCGCTTGGTGTTGAACCTGATTTAGAGGATGTTTGA
- a CDS encoding pentapeptide repeat-containing protein: MILTTERTEFVKEKYEYIIEILKTAGLFIGGIAVFINIYFAAKRAYAMEESAIAANKNAEIALHNLKISEDKQITERFAKAIEQLASEKIEVRLGAIYTLERIARDSEQDQWTIMEVLTAFVREYAPVKKEDKLKGQEDIEKLPKLRLDIQACLTVIGERIHPDPEKKRLNLTNVDISNANLIGANLTGADIIEANLTGADFTGADLTGAFLIGACLTGACLTGAYLIGAYLTGADIIEAKLIKADLTGANLVAAKLTKSILKQANLTGAYLKEADLTGAYLKEVNLTGAYLFRANLTQANLTKSILKGANLVQAYLAEADLAEADLTGAILKGAIMPDGSIHD; encoded by the coding sequence ATGATTTTAACTACTGAGAGGACAGAATTTGTAAAAGAAAAATATGAATACATCATTGAAATTTTAAAGACTGCTGGTTTATTTATTGGTGGAATTGCAGTATTTATAAATATTTACTTTGCTGCTAAACGAGCTTATGCTATGGAAGAAAGTGCGATCGCTGCAAATAAAAATGCTGAAATTGCACTTCACAACTTAAAAATATCAGAAGACAAGCAAATTACAGAACGCTTTGCTAAAGCCATAGAACAGCTTGCGAGTGAAAAAATTGAAGTCAGATTAGGGGCGATTTATACTTTAGAGAGAATTGCTAGAGATTCAGAACAAGACCAATGGACAATTATGGAGGTTCTTACGGCTTTTGTCCGTGAGTATGCACCTGTTAAAAAAGAAGATAAGTTAAAAGGTCAAGAAGATATAGAAAAATTACCAAAACTTAGGCTTGATATTCAAGCGTGTCTCACTGTAATTGGAGAACGTATACACCCAGATCCAGAAAAGAAGAGACTTAATTTAACTAATGTTGATATTAGTAACGCCAACCTCATAGGAGCCAACCTCACAGGAGCCGATATCATAGAAGCCAACCTCACAGGAGCCGATTTCACAGGAGCCGACCTCACAGGAGCCTTCCTCATAGGAGCTTGCCTCACAGGAGCTTGCCTCACAGGAGCCTACCTCATAGGAGCCTACCTTACAGGAGCCGATATCATAGAAGCCAAGCTCATAAAAGCTGACCTTACAGGAGCCAACCTCGTAGCAGCCAAGCTCACAAAATCCATACTCAAACAAGCCAACCTCACAGGAGCGTACCTCAAAGAAGCCGACCTCACAGGAGCGTACCTCAAGGAAGTTAACCTTACAGGAGCGTACCTTTTTAGAGCCAATCTTACACAAGCTAACCTCACAAAATCCATACTCAAAGGAGCCAACCTCGTACAAGCTTATCTTGCAGAAGCTGATCTTGCAGAAGCCGACCTCACAGGAGCGATACTCAAAGGAGCTATAATGCCAGATGGGTCAATTCATGATTAG
- a CDS encoding BrnT family toxin, whose translation MKLEFEWDDKKAQINFDKHGVNFEEAKTVFDDPFALIFDDPVHSFGEQREIIIGYSTQNRLLLVCFTERNKNVIRIFSSRLTTKKERQDYEQNTIR comes from the coding sequence ATGAAGTTAGAATTTGAATGGGATGATAAAAAAGCACAAATAAATTTTGATAAACATGGAGTAAATTTTGAGGAAGCAAAGACAGTATTTGATGATCCGTTTGCTTTGATATTTGATGATCCGGTTCATTCTTTTGGTGAACAAAGAGAAATTATTATTGGTTATTCTACTCAAAATCGCTTGCTTCTAGTTTGTTTTACCGAAAGAAATAAAAATGTTATCCGTATTTTCAGTTCTCGTTTAACCACTAAAAAAGAACGACAAGATTATGAACAAAACACCATCCGTTGA
- a CDS encoding FAD-binding oxidoreductase, producing the protein MNAIASTIASIINTENAVLPWQKLEPSQQQRIQPAMDTKSHPSCIVYPHSQAELAAVMATANRNKWRVLPCGSGSKLNWGGLSKNIDIIISTERINQLIDHAVGDLTVTVEAGMKFGEIQEILAKSRQTLALAPSFPHFATIGGIVATADTGSMRQRYGGVRDQLLGITFIRADGQIAKAGGRVVKNVAGYDLMKLFTGAYGTLGIISQVTFRVYPLPETSATVILTGKAEAISQAAKILQSSELTPTQADLISNQLVSDLGLGNGIALIVRFQSISGSVQEQSNRLVSIGQKLGLKLEIYAAENEANLWQQLPERIHSSGNISEITGKIGVLPTAAVEIINQIKFGLIHLSSGLGLVRLENQDQVLKLRDFCQANSGFLSVLSAPVEIKEKLDIWGYNGNALHIMRGIKEQFDGSYILSPGRFVGGI; encoded by the coding sequence ATGAATGCGATCGCCTCTACCATAGCATCTATTATCAACACAGAAAACGCTGTCTTACCTTGGCAAAAACTCGAACCCAGTCAGCAACAACGCATCCAACCAGCGATGGACACCAAAAGCCATCCCAGTTGTATCGTATATCCCCACAGCCAAGCAGAACTAGCCGCAGTCATGGCCACCGCTAACCGCAATAAATGGCGTGTTCTTCCCTGCGGTAGTGGAAGTAAACTCAACTGGGGTGGTTTAAGTAAAAATATTGATATTATTATCAGTACAGAACGTATTAACCAACTCATAGACCACGCTGTAGGTGATTTAACTGTCACCGTCGAAGCTGGGATGAAATTTGGCGAAATTCAGGAAATTTTAGCCAAATCTCGGCAAACATTAGCCCTTGCTCCGAGCTTCCCCCATTTTGCTACCATTGGCGGTATTGTAGCTACTGCTGATACAGGTTCTATGCGTCAACGTTATGGCGGTGTACGTGACCAACTTTTAGGTATAACTTTTATCCGTGCTGATGGACAAATAGCCAAAGCTGGAGGAAGGGTAGTAAAAAATGTTGCTGGTTACGACTTGATGAAATTGTTCACCGGTGCTTACGGTACATTAGGAATTATCAGCCAAGTCACTTTTCGAGTTTATCCTTTACCGGAAACATCCGCAACAGTAATATTAACTGGTAAAGCTGAAGCAATATCCCAAGCTGCTAAAATTCTTCAAAGTTCTGAGTTAACACCAACTCAAGCAGATTTAATATCAAATCAATTAGTTTCTGATTTAGGTTTAGGTAACGGAATTGCTTTAATTGTCCGTTTTCAAAGTATTAGCGGAAGTGTGCAGGAACAGTCAAATCGACTTGTATCAATTGGGCAAAAATTGGGTTTAAAATTAGAAATTTATGCCGCAGAAAATGAAGCTAATCTATGGCAACAATTACCAGAAAGAATACATTCTTCTGGGAATATTTCAGAAATTACTGGCAAAATAGGAGTATTACCAACTGCTGCGGTAGAGATAATAAATCAGATTAAATTCGGTTTAATTCATCTCAGTAGCGGTTTAGGTTTGGTGCGGTTAGAAAATCAAGACCAGGTTTTGAAATTGCGTGATTTTTGTCAAGCTAATTCTGGTTTTTTAAGTGTTTTATCTGCACCTGTGGAGATAAAAGAAAAGTTGGATATTTGGGGTTATAATGGTAATGCTTTACATATTATGCGGGGGATTAAAGAACAGTTTGATGGTAGTTATATTTTAAGTCCTGGTCGGTTTGTGGGTGGGATTTAA
- a CDS encoding (Fe-S)-binding protein: MQVSDGAVNNTASIKNLKGFDASHPPDPKLIDSCVHCGFCLSTCPSYRVLGKEMDSPRGRIYLMDAINEGEIALNTATVEHFDSCLGCLACVSTCPSGVQYDKLISATRHQVERNYNRSFSDKLIRQLIFSLFPNPDVLRILLLPLFVYQKLGVSKLLRATGLIKAISPRLAAMESILPEITVKSFQDNLPDIIPAQGEKRYRVGVILGCVQRLFFSPVNEATVRVLTANGCEVVIPKSQGCCAALPEHQGQTEQAKALARQMIDSFADTNVDFVIINAAGCGHTLKEYGHILADDPEYAEKAKAFAAKVKDAQEFLINVGLTAELSPLTDKNLTLVYQDACHLLHGQKISIQPRQLLRKIPGVTLREPIDAALCCGSAGVYNMLQPEIAEELGKQKAQNLINTGAELIASPNPGCSLQISKYLQGKNISVMHPMELLDYSIRGEKLKL; encoded by the coding sequence ATGCAAGTTTCAGATGGTGCTGTTAATAATACTGCTAGTATTAAGAATTTAAAGGGGTTTGATGCTAGTCATCCTCCTGACCCAAAGTTGATTGATAGTTGTGTTCATTGTGGGTTTTGTCTTTCTACTTGTCCTAGTTATCGGGTGTTAGGTAAGGAGATGGATTCACCCAGGGGTCGTATCTATTTAATGGATGCTATTAATGAGGGGGAAATTGCTTTAAATACGGCAACTGTTGAACATTTTGATTCTTGTTTGGGTTGTCTTGCTTGTGTGTCAACTTGTCCTTCTGGTGTGCAGTATGATAAGTTGATTTCAGCAACTCGTCATCAGGTTGAGAGAAATTATAATCGCAGTTTTTCTGATAAGTTAATTCGGCAGTTAATTTTTTCTCTGTTTCCTAATCCTGATGTTTTAAGAATTTTACTTTTGCCTTTATTCGTTTATCAAAAGTTGGGTGTTTCTAAGTTATTACGTGCTACTGGGTTAATCAAAGCTATATCTCCCCGGTTAGCAGCTATGGAATCTATTCTCCCGGAAATTACTGTTAAATCTTTTCAGGATAATTTACCAGATATCATTCCTGCACAGGGTGAAAAAAGATATCGTGTTGGTGTAATTTTGGGATGTGTGCAACGTCTGTTTTTCTCTCCTGTGAATGAAGCAACGGTGCGGGTTTTAACTGCAAATGGTTGTGAGGTGGTAATTCCTAAATCTCAAGGTTGTTGTGCTGCACTTCCTGAACACCAAGGACAAACCGAACAAGCGAAAGCTTTAGCAAGACAAATGATTGATAGTTTTGCTGATACAAATGTGGATTTTGTGATTATCAATGCTGCCGGTTGTGGTCATACTTTAAAAGAATATGGTCACATTTTAGCTGATGATCCAGAATATGCCGAAAAAGCCAAAGCATTTGCAGCAAAGGTAAAAGATGCACAAGAGTTTTTAATTAATGTGGGTTTAACTGCTGAACTTTCACCGTTAACTGATAAAAATTTAACCTTGGTTTATCAAGATGCTTGTCATTTATTGCATGGTCAAAAAATTAGTATTCAACCCCGTCAGTTATTAAGAAAAATTCCCGGTGTCACCTTAAGAGAACCAATAGATGCGGCTTTGTGTTGTGGTAGTGCAGGTGTTTATAATATGCTGCAACCCGAAATTGCTGAAGAATTAGGTAAACAAAAAGCGCAGAATTTAATCAATACTGGTGCTGAGTTAATTGCTTCTCCTAACCCTGGTTGTAGTTTGCAAATTAGTAAATATTTGCAGGGTAAAAATATTTCAGTTATGCACCCAATGGAATTGTTAGATTATTCTATTCGGGGAGAAAAGTTGAAATTGTAA
- a CDS encoding aminotransferase class IV has translation MYWYCGKLIESQKLELDINDPGLIYGATVFTTLRVYDHSLDHSLTNWQAHCSRLKFSLQTFGWPEPDWHFVRHGAQILLQHFPVIRITIFPDGREWITGRLLPENLTQKQNHGIVAALTKPEFARSLPNHKTGNYLSPWLARNIVQAVKAEEAILIDSEGNWLETSTGNLWGWKDGHWWTPPLEVGILPGIERSHIIKHLQNHQITVQQEPWTPQLVKEFAAIAYTNSVVEIIPIHTVHQPTGSLEYNPKHPCFLELKGLFLP, from the coding sequence ATGTATTGGTATTGTGGTAAATTAATCGAATCGCAAAAACTGGAATTAGATATTAATGATCCAGGTTTGATTTATGGGGCTACAGTTTTTACAACCTTAAGAGTTTATGATCATTCCCTTGATCATAGTTTAACTAACTGGCAGGCACATTGTTCCCGTCTGAAATTTAGTTTACAAACCTTCGGTTGGCCAGAACCAGATTGGCATTTTGTGCGCCATGGCGCACAAATTCTTTTACAACACTTTCCCGTGATCAGAATTACTATTTTTCCCGATGGTAGAGAATGGATCACAGGCAGATTATTACCAGAAAACTTGACCCAAAAGCAAAATCATGGTATAGTTGCTGCGCTTACCAAGCCAGAATTTGCTCGTTCTCTCCCCAACCATAAAACCGGCAATTACTTGAGTCCTTGGTTAGCAAGAAATATTGTTCAAGCTGTAAAAGCCGAAGAAGCGATTTTAATAGATAGTGAGGGAAATTGGCTAGAAACCAGCACAGGTAATCTTTGGGGATGGAAAGATGGCCATTGGTGGACACCACCCTTAGAAGTAGGAATTTTACCAGGAATAGAGCGATCGCACATCATTAAACATCTGCAAAACCATCAAATTACCGTCCAGCAAGAACCTTGGACACCACAGCTAGTCAAAGAATTTGCAGCGATCGCCTACACTAACAGCGTTGTAGAGATAATTCCCATCCATACCGTACATCAGCCCACAGGCTCGTTAGAATATAATCCTAAGCATCCTTGTTTTTTAGAACTTAAAGGATTATTTCTACCATGA